ACCACGCAACCGGCGATCTGCAGGCCGGCGTTCTCCGCCTTGATCTTGGCGATACGGGCAGAATCCACGCGGCTCATCTGGCCGGCGCCGACGCCAATGGTCATGCCGTCACGGCAATAGACGATGGCGTTCGACTTGACGTACTTGGCGACGCGCCAGGCGAACAGCATGTCGCGCATCTCTGCTTCGGTCGGCGCACGCTTGGTCACCACCTTGAGGTCGGCGATCTGGATGCGGGCTTCGTCCGCACTCTGCACCAGCAGGCCACCGCCCACGCGCTTGTAGTCGAAGGCGCCGGCAGGCTTGCCCAGCGGGCAGGTGAGCACGCGCACGTTCTGCTTGGCACGCAGCAGTTCGAGTGCTTCAGCCGTGTAGGACGGCGCGATCAGCACTTCGAGGAACTGGGCGGAAACGGCTTCGGCCGCGGCACGATCGACTTCGCTGTTGAAGGCGATGATGCCGCCGAAGGCCGAGGTCGGGTCGGTGGAGAAGGCTTTCTTGTAGGCCTCGAGCGGCGTAGCGCCGATCGCCACGCCACAGGGGTTGGCGTGCTTGACGATGACGCAGGCGCCGGTGTCGAAGGCCTTGACGCATTCCCACGCTGCATCGGCGTCGGCAATGTTGTTGTAGGACAGTTCCTTGCCCTGCAGCTGTGCGTAGCTGGAGATCGAGCCCTCGGGCGCATTCGGCTCCTTGTAGAAGGCCGCGCTCTGGTGCGGGTTCTCGCCGTAGCGCAGGTTCTGGACCTTGTCGAAGGCGAGCTGGAAGCGCTCGGGGTAGGTCTGCTTCGACACGTCACCGACTTCGTTGGTGACCAGTGCGGTGAGGTGATTGGAGATCGCGGAGTCGTAACGTGCGGTGTGGGTGAAGGCCTTCACCGCGAGGGCGAAGCGGGTCTTGTAGCTCAGCTTGCCCTCGCCGGCCTTGAGTTCGGCCACGATGTCGGCGTAATCCGCAGGGTCGGTCACGATGCCGACGCCGCCGGCTTCGTTGCCGTGGTTCTTTGCTGCAGCGCGGACCATGGTGGGACCGCCGATGTCGATGTTCTCGATCGCATCCTCGAGCGTGCAGTCGGGGCGGGCAACGGTCTGCTGGAAGGGGTAGAGGTTCACCACCACCAGGTCGATGCGGCCGATGTCGTGCTCGGCGATGGTCGCCATGTGCTCCGGCAGGTCGCGGCGGGCGAGAATGCCGCCGTGCACCTTGGGGTGCAGGGTCTTGACCCGGCCGTCCAGCATTTCCGGAAAGCCGGTGTGATCGGCTACGTCGGTGACGTCGAGGCCGGCTTCACGCAGCAGGCTGGCGGTGCCGCCGGTGGACAGGAGCTTGACGCCGAGTCCGGCGAGTTCGCGGGCGAATTCGAGCACGCCGCTTTTGTCGGAAACGCTGATCAGGGCTTGGGTGACTTTCATCGTGGGGCCTGGCTTGGAGAGTTGAATCGGAAATCGGTGTTGCGGCGCGGCGCCGTTACGGCGTGCTGCTTCGCAGCCGCAGGTGCGGCCTGTGCATCAGAGCAGGTCGTAGTCGGTCAGCTTGCGACGCAGCGTGTTGCGGTTGATGCCGAGCATGTCGGCGGCCACGGTCTGGTTGCCCTTGGCCTGCTGCAACACGAATTCGAGCATCGGGCGCTCGACGTTGCGGATCACCATGTCGTAGATCGCAGCCGGACGTTCGCCGTCGAGGTCGCGGAAGTACTGGTCGAGTGTGCGGAAAACGGAATCGGCAATCTCGTTGCTGCGGCTCATGCGGCAAGTTCCTGAGGCAGTTCTTCTTCGTAGCGCAGGCGGGTGTCGGCTTCCGCGAGACGACCGAAGAACTCGTCTACTGCAGCAAGCTGTGCCGACACGTCCGGCAGTTGATTCATGGTGTGGCGGAAAGCAGCCGATCCGACCAGGCCCTTGGTGTACCAGGAGATGTGCTTGCGCGCGATGCGCACACCGGTCTCTTCGCCATAGAAGGCGTAGAGGTCGGCGAGGTGTTCGCGGCAGACCTGAAGGATCTCGGTGACCAGCGGGGGCGGAAGTTCTTCGCCCGTGCGCAGGAAGTGCTCGATCTCGCGGAAGATCCACGGCCGGCCCTGTGCGGCACGCCCGATCATGACGCCATCGGCGCCCGTGTAGTCGAGCACGAACTTGGCTTTCTGCGGGGTGGTGATGTCGCCGTTGGCGATCACCGGAATGTTCACCAGTGACTTGACCAGTGCAATGGTGTCGTACTCGGCCTGACCCATGTACTGGTCGGCGCGGGTGCGGCCATGGATGGCGATCGCACGGATGCCAGACTCCTGGGCAATGCGGGCGATGGTCGGTGCGTTCTTGTTCTCGCGGTTCCAGCCGGTACGGAACTTGAGCGTGATCGGGGTGTTCGGCACTGCATTCACGACGGCTTCGAGGATGCGGGCAACCAGGGGCTCGTCCTGCATCAGCGCGGAGCCAGCCATGACGTTGCACACTTTCTTTGCCGGGCAGCCCATGTTGATGTCGATGATCTGGGCGCCACGGTCGGCGTTGTGGCGCGCGGCCTCGGCCATCATTGCCGGGTCGGCGCCTGCGATCTGCACCGAGATCGGGTCGACCTCGCCGTCGTGGTTGGCGCGACGCTGGGTTTTCGCGCTGCCGTACAGCAGCGAGTTCGAGGTCACCATCTCGGATACGGCAACACCGGCCCCCAGTTTCTTGCACAACTGGCGGAACGGACGGTCGGTCACACCGGCCATCGGGGCGACAAAGAGGTTGTTGCGTAAGGTGAATCCGGCGAACTGCATGGGCTGAGGCGGGCGGGAAAAGAGCGGCATTTTACCCCATGCCGGGGGCGCTGGGGGGCAGCGTGGCGCGGGTGCAACCCTTCACGCCGGCTTTGGCTGCCTTGTCGTAGCCCCGTTTATGGCCAGGCGCGCGCACCAAACATCATGCGCTTGGCCACGAAGTGGCGCAGTGGCGGGCACAGATCGAGGGCGAACAGGCCCGCGCCACGGGCGTGGCGCAAGGGGGCGATGTCGTTGCTGAACAGTCGCACCAGACTGTCGGTGAAGCGGATCGTGCCGAGACGGTCGAGGCCACGGGTGCTGCCGTATTCGCCCAGCAGCGCTGTGTTGCCGGGGTCGTCGCCACGTTCGATCAGCAGGTCGGCAAATGCGCGAACGTCGCGCAGGGCAAGGTTGAAGCCCTGGCCTGCCACCGGATGCATGGTCTGTGCTGCGTTGCCGAGCCACACCGTGCGCTGCCCGACCGGGGTCTTGCGATAGCGCAGCAGCAGTGGGTAGCGCAGTCGGTCGGTGACGGCGGTCAGGCTTACGCGATGACCGAAAATGGCCTGCAGGCGGGCAAGGTAGGTATGGGCGTCGAGTTCGAGCAGGCTGTCGGCGGCGTCGGCGGCGACAACATGGACGACTGCGAAGCCCTGTGCGCAGGGCAGCAATGCCGCCGGTCCTGCGCTGGTGAAACGCTCGAAGGCGGTGTTGTGGTGGCCGCCGGTGACGGCGACCTGGGAGATCAGTGCATGTTGGTGGTAGTCATGCTCGACCATGTCATCGTCGCCAGCGTTCATGCCGCCCTCGGCACAGGCGGCCAGCCGCACGGAAAGCGTGCCGGCGTGCTGTCCCTTGAGGCTGGCGATGACGTCGTCCGCGCCTGGCGCGAGATGGCTGACCTCGGTGCCGTCGAGCACCGGAATGCCCGCTTCGTCCACCTTGCGCCGCAGCGCGCCAGCCAGCGCACCGGCCGGCATCACGTGCCCGAGCGCGGGAATGTCGTAGTCCGCAGCATGCAGCATGGCGCGGCCGAAGCTGCCCTGTTGCGAGATGTGGATGGTCTTGATCGGGGTGGCCGGCAGGCCCTGCCACACGCCGAGCTGTTCGAGGCTGAGGCGGGTTCCATGCGCCAGCGCGAGGATGCGGGGGTCCTCGGCGGCCGCATGTGCGGCCCGGGCGTCGGCCAGGATGATGTCCAGTCCGGCATCTTTCAGAAACAGTGCCAGCGCCAGGCCAACCGGGCCGGCGCCGACGATCAGGAGGTCATGCCGCTGCATCGGCCTGGTCCCGCATCAGGGCTTCGATCTGATCGATTTCGCGCGGCACGCCATCGGTAATGTATTCGCAACCCTCTGCGGTGACGACCGCGTCATCCTCGATGCGGATGCCGATGTTCCAGAATGCCTCGGGCACGTCGGCCGACGGGCGGATGTAGCAGCCGGGCTCGACCGTCAGCACCATGCCCGGCTCGAGTGGGCGCCACTCGCCGCCAAGCTTGTACTCGCCGGCGTCGTGCACGTCCATGCCCAGCCAGTGCCCGGTGCGGTGCATGTAGAAGCGGCGGTAATCGCCCTTTTCCATGACTTCGTCAAAACTGCCGCGGAGCAGGCCGAGGTCGATCATGCCGCGAGCGAGTACCTCGACAGCGGCTTCGTGGGGCTCGTTCCAGTGTGCGCCGGGCCGGATGGCTGCCCGTGCGGCATGCTGAGAGGCCAGCACCAGCTCGTAGACATCCCGTTGCGGGCCGCTGAAGCGACCGTTGACCGGGAAGGTCCGGCTGATGTCGGAAGCGTAGCCGTCCAGTTCGCAGCCGGCATCGATCAGCAGCAGTTCGCCGTCGCGCATGCGGCGCTCGTTCTCGACGTAATGCAGCACACAGGCGTTCGCGCCGCTGGCAACGATCGAGGTGTAGGCAGGGGCCTGGCTGCCGTTCGAGCGGAACGCATGCAGCAGTTCTGCCTCGATCTCGTATTCGAAGCGGCCCGGCCGTGTCTGCTGCATCGCGCGGCAGTGAGCCGCGGCGGAAATGCTCGCGGCGCGGCGCATGGTGTTCAGTTCGCTTGCGTCCTTGATCAGGCGCATCTCGTCGAGGTCGGCGCGCAGGTCGCGCACCGAGTGTGGTGGCGTGACGCCGGTGCGGGCATTGGCGCGCACGGCGTTGAGTGCGCTCATGATCCGCGCGTCCCACTCGTTGTCGTAACCGAGTCCGCACCACAGCACGGCCTGGTTGGCGAGCAGATCGGGCAGGCGCTTTTCGAGTTCGCCGATGGTCCATGCTTCGTCGAAGCCGAACAGCGCGCTGGCCGCGTCCGGTCCTTGGCGGTAGCCATCCCAGATCTCGCGCTCTTCATTCTTTTCGCGGCAGAACAGAATCTGCCTGGGCGTTTCACCCGCAACCAATACCAGCACCGCTTCCGGCTCACGAAAGCCGCTCAGATAGTAGAAATAGCTGTCGTGGCGATAGGGGTAGTGCGCATCGCGGTTGCGCGTGCGTTCCGGTGCGGTTGGCAGGATGGCAATGCCGCCGCCGGCTGCGTCCATTCGCGCCAGCAGGCGCTCGCGACGGGCACGGAAGGGAAGGGTGTCCAGGTGCAGGGGATCTGTCAGAGCATTCATGGCGAAATTA
This genomic interval from Parazoarcus communis contains the following:
- the purH gene encoding bifunctional phosphoribosylaminoimidazolecarboxamide formyltransferase/IMP cyclohydrolase; the protein is MKVTQALISVSDKSGVLEFARELAGLGVKLLSTGGTASLLREAGLDVTDVADHTGFPEMLDGRVKTLHPKVHGGILARRDLPEHMATIAEHDIGRIDLVVVNLYPFQQTVARPDCTLEDAIENIDIGGPTMVRAAAKNHGNEAGGVGIVTDPADYADIVAELKAGEGKLSYKTRFALAVKAFTHTARYDSAISNHLTALVTNEVGDVSKQTYPERFQLAFDKVQNLRYGENPHQSAAFYKEPNAPEGSISSYAQLQGKELSYNNIADADAAWECVKAFDTGACVIVKHANPCGVAIGATPLEAYKKAFSTDPTSAFGGIIAFNSEVDRAAAEAVSAQFLEVLIAPSYTAEALELLRAKQNVRVLTCPLGKPAGAFDYKRVGGGLLVQSADEARIQIADLKVVTKRAPTEAEMRDMLFAWRVAKYVKSNAIVYCRDGMTIGVGAGQMSRVDSARIAKIKAENAGLQIAGCVVASDAFFPFRDGLDVLAQAGATAVIQPGGSMRDAEVITAADEQNIAMVLTGFRHFRH
- a CDS encoding helix-turn-helix domain-containing protein encodes the protein MSRSNEIADSVFRTLDQYFRDLDGERPAAIYDMVIRNVERPMLEFVLQQAKGNQTVAADMLGINRNTLRRKLTDYDLL
- the dusB gene encoding tRNA dihydrouridine synthase DusB — its product is MQFAGFTLRNNLFVAPMAGVTDRPFRQLCKKLGAGVAVSEMVTSNSLLYGSAKTQRRANHDGEVDPISVQIAGADPAMMAEAARHNADRGAQIIDINMGCPAKKVCNVMAGSALMQDEPLVARILEAVVNAVPNTPITLKFRTGWNRENKNAPTIARIAQESGIRAIAIHGRTRADQYMGQAEYDTIALVKSLVNIPVIANGDITTPQKAKFVLDYTGADGVMIGRAAQGRPWIFREIEHFLRTGEELPPPLVTEILQVCREHLADLYAFYGEETGVRIARKHISWYTKGLVGSAAFRHTMNQLPDVSAQLAAVDEFFGRLAEADTRLRYEEELPQELAA
- a CDS encoding FAD-dependent monooxygenase, coding for MQRHDLLIVGAGPVGLALALFLKDAGLDIILADARAAHAAAEDPRILALAHGTRLSLEQLGVWQGLPATPIKTIHISQQGSFGRAMLHAADYDIPALGHVMPAGALAGALRRKVDEAGIPVLDGTEVSHLAPGADDVIASLKGQHAGTLSVRLAACAEGGMNAGDDDMVEHDYHQHALISQVAVTGGHHNTAFERFTSAGPAALLPCAQGFAVVHVVAADAADSLLELDAHTYLARLQAIFGHRVSLTAVTDRLRYPLLLRYRKTPVGQRTVWLGNAAQTMHPVAGQGFNLALRDVRAFADLLIERGDDPGNTALLGEYGSTRGLDRLGTIRFTDSLVRLFSNDIAPLRHARGAGLFALDLCPPLRHFVAKRMMFGARAWP
- the pepP gene encoding Xaa-Pro aminopeptidase yields the protein MNALTDPLHLDTLPFRARRERLLARMDAAGGGIAILPTAPERTRNRDAHYPYRHDSYFYYLSGFREPEAVLVLVAGETPRQILFCREKNEEREIWDGYRQGPDAASALFGFDEAWTIGELEKRLPDLLANQAVLWCGLGYDNEWDARIMSALNAVRANARTGVTPPHSVRDLRADLDEMRLIKDASELNTMRRAASISAAAHCRAMQQTRPGRFEYEIEAELLHAFRSNGSQAPAYTSIVASGANACVLHYVENERRMRDGELLLIDAGCELDGYASDISRTFPVNGRFSGPQRDVYELVLASQHAARAAIRPGAHWNEPHEAAVEVLARGMIDLGLLRGSFDEVMEKGDYRRFYMHRTGHWLGMDVHDAGEYKLGGEWRPLEPGMVLTVEPGCYIRPSADVPEAFWNIGIRIEDDAVVTAEGCEYITDGVPREIDQIEALMRDQADAAA